From the genome of Triticum aestivum cultivar Chinese Spring chromosome 3B, IWGSC CS RefSeq v2.1, whole genome shotgun sequence, one region includes:
- the LOC123066012 gene encoding B3 domain-containing protein Os03g0212300-like has protein sequence MAQQLRDSPDLAGFQFYKLMAAGTSWEKLVLPDKFVRELNGRALRDVKLRVEGGGARAWDVEVVANECGDMHLGRGWKEFVRANGIQLGQLLVFCYDGAALLIVTVFEDSECGRHCCQREEENDSAEEEESPPPALPGSGSSSDGDVHGGGGGAVPSRFTVTLGQCHLGTKKKQYLNVPVEFSQSHGFTEKGRVVLRMRGQQWTVCLKHSNRRKGNARTRTALRYGWNRFRVDNGLRVGDICFFQLVHDAGGDDPVLSVEVRKADGTIVQ, from the exons ATGGCGCAGCAGCTGCGGGACAGCCCTGACCTGGCTGGTTTCCAGTTCTACAAGCTCATGGCTGCCGGAACGTCCTGGGAGAAGCTG GTGCTGCCTGACAAGTTCGTGAGGGAGCTCAACGGCCGAGCGCTCCGGGACGTGAAGCTGCGGGTCGAGGGCGGAGGGGCGCGCGCGTGGGACGTGGAGGTCGTCGCCAACGAGTGCGGCGACATGCACCTCGGCAGGGGCTGGAAGGAGTTCGTCCGCGCCAACGGCATACAGCTGGGGCAGCTCCTCGTCTTCTGCTACGACGGCGCCGCCCTGCTCATCGTCACGGTGTTCGAGGACTCCGAGTGCGGGAGACACTGCTGCCAGCGCGAGGAGGAAAATGACAGCGCTG AAGAGGAGGAGTCTCCGCCACCGGCGTTGCCAGGGAGTGGAAGCAGCAGCGACGGCGACGtccatggcggcggaggcggcgccgtGCCGAGTCGGTTCACCGTGACGCTGGGGCAGTGCCACCTGGGCACCAAGAAGAAGCAGTACCTG AACGTGCCTGTGGAGTTCAGCCAGTCGCACGGGTTCACGGAGAAGGGCAGGGTGGTGCTGCGGATGCGCGGGCAGCAGTGGACCGTCTGCCTCAAGCACAGCAACCGGCGCAAGGGTAACGCGAGGACCCGCACGGCGCTGAGATACGGGTGGAACCGGTTCCGCGTCGACAACGGCCTCCGCGTCGGCGACATCTGCTTCTTCCAGCTGGTGCATGATGCCGGCGGCGACGACCCGGTGCTCAGCGTCGAGGTGCGCAAGGCGGACGGAACCATCGTCCAGTGA